A genomic segment from Gossypium hirsutum isolate 1008001.06 chromosome D04, Gossypium_hirsutum_v2.1, whole genome shotgun sequence encodes:
- the LOC107955201 gene encoding protein VAPYRIN, whose protein sequence is MENLVEISESEVRINFILNTKCRCNLVLRSLCPSSPVAFKVQTSSPHKFLVNPPSGLVPPSSHIALQIILKPQDRIPPTFPRSHSDRFLIRTAPFDLDSYGSNQYGLVSSWLSTRPTQDIKLKVAFVGPFLLQHAVSRGDFEAVKNIIKRQKSVLYDLSTKEAESLLGVATQLDNNSENMVNLLLEAGLRIGSREDQEEDANNSNVGFYQVDPRWESKGWNELHVAVALDRTADLETLLRKGRRETLDRRDKEGRTPLLLAATKGNIECAKMLLESGAEKNAKSNDGRTALHRAVANGNRRMIEMLIQLDADPTICDDRGRSALDNARDKGHDEMVEIMERGKEVLMAARCGDKRRLQSLLQNGGSMNFQDQYGLTPLHVAAIKGHTDVVLVLVEMGLDLERQDNEGHTALHMAVEGGDVEVVEALIDNGANANAKTKTGVSPLYMAKIMGYDHISQLLLNRGTCSSPSSG, encoded by the exons ATGGAAAATTTGGTTGAAATTTCAGAGTCAGAAGTACGCATAAACTTCATTCTCAACACCAAATGCCGTTGTAACCTTGTTTTAAGATCCCTTTGCCCTTCTTCCCCAGTTGCTTTCAAAGTCCAAACTTCTTCACCTCATAAATTCCTGGTTAATCCCCCCAGTGGACTCGTTCCCCCTTCTTCCCATATTGCCCTCCAAATCATCCTTAAACCTCAAGACCGCATCCCCCCCACTTTTCCTCGCTCTCATTCCGATCGTTTCCTCATCAGAACTGCCCCTTTCGACCTCGACTCTTATGGCTCAAATCAGTACGGCTTGGTCAGTTCTTGGCTCTCAACTCGACCCACTCAGGACATCAAGCTCAAGGTCGCCTTTGTTGGGCCGTTTCTTCTCCAACATGCTGTTAGCCGCGGGGACTTTGAGGCAGTGAAGAACATTATCAAGCGGCAGAAATCGGTTTTGTATGATTTATCTACGAAAGAAGCTGAGTCACTCCTCGGAGTCGCGACTCAGTTGGATAACAATTCGGAGAACATGGTGAATTTGCTGCTCGAAGCGGGTTTAAGGATAGGCTCGCGTGAGGATCAAGAAGAAGATGCAAATAACAGCAATGTGGGATTTTATCAGGTGGACCCACGGTGGGAATCGAAAGGATGGAATGAGTTACACGTGGCAGTAGCACTCGATCGGACGGCAGACCTTGAGACGTTGTTAAGGAAGGGGAGACGGGAGACGTTGGATCGGAGAGACAAAGAAGGCAGAACGCCGTTGCTTTTGGCGGCGACTAAGGGAAATATCGAGTGTGCTAAGATGTTGTTAGAATCGGGTGCGGAGAAGAATGCAAAGAGCAATGATGGGAGGACTGCACTTCACAGAGCTGTAGCTAATGGGAACCGTAGGATGATTGAAATGTTGATACAATTGGATGCGGACCCCACAATTTGCGACGATCGTGGCCGTTCAGCTCTTGATAACGCTCGTGATAAGGGGCAT GATGAGATGGTGGAGATTATGGAACGTGGAAAGGAAGTGTTGATGGCGGCAAGATGTGGAGACAAGAGGCGGCTGCAATCCCTTTTACAAAATGGTGGTTCCATGAATTTCCAAGACCAATACGGCTTGACACCGCTGCATGTGGCGGCCATAAAAGGCCACACGGATGTGGTGTTGGTGCTTGTAGAAATGGGATTGGACTTGGAACGCCAGGACAATGAAGGCCACACCGCTTTGCATATGGCCGTGGAAGGTGGGGATGTAGAGGTGGTTGAAGCATTGATTGATAATGGAGCCAATGCAAATGCCAAGACCAAAACAGGGGTCTCTCCTCTATACATGGCTAAAATTATGGGTTATGATCATATCTCACAGCTTCTTCTCAACAGAGGAACTTGCTCTTCTCCCTCTTCTGGTTAG